A region from the Canis aureus isolate CA01 chromosome 8, VMU_Caureus_v.1.0, whole genome shotgun sequence genome encodes:
- the DEXI gene encoding dexamethasone-induced protein, whose protein sequence is MPGARVAAHLDALGPLVPSVPPPLLPSMFYVGLFFVNVLILYYAFLMEYIVLNVGLVFLPEDMDQALVDLGVLSDPGSGLYDADSELDVFDGYLE, encoded by the coding sequence ATGCCCGGCGCCCGGGTCGCGGCCCACCTGGACGCGCTGGGCCCCCTGGTCCCCTCcgtgccgccgccgctgctgcccTCTATGTTCTACGTGGGCCTGTTCTTCGTCAATGTGCTGATCCTATACTACGCCTTCCTCATGGAGTACATCGTCCTCAACGTGGGCCTCGTCTTCCTGCCCGAGGACATGGACCAGGCGCTCGTGGACCTCGGCGTGCTCTCCGACCCCGGCTCGGGCCTCTACGACGCCGACTCGGAGCTCGACGTCTTCGATGGTTACCTGGAGTAG